The window caactttaaatataCTCAATGACTGAGTAGGCCTGAGACGTAAAAGGGATGTGAATGAACCGTATGATCTGGTCACTAAGGCTTTGTTTGTTTCTTCGGCTTCACATGattcttttgattttatcCAAACTAATCTCCAATCTTCCATAAAATGTCTGGCATCGTCCTTCGATTTCGCAGGAGTATTAGGCTTGCCCTAAGATTGGTTGAACATAGTCTTTTTTCGATAGATTGATCGAATGCAGTCAACCGTGCTTTTCATAATGCATACGGCACAGTCATACGCAAACCGCACACCAAAGAGGATAAATACGTGAACGAAAGATTATTATATGATCAGATTGTACAGCCTATTATTTCTTGATAAGTCGGAATTGGATTACGAAATCGGGAAGcaaacctttttatttttcgccGACGGCACGAAACACCAGCCTTGGGTGAGCAGCCAACACTACACATAAGTCGTACGTGTACCGAAAGGTCACGGGGGCTGCGTTGGTAAAAGTAAATGTGTTTGAATTCTCTTTGATATAAAATGGGCTGGAAGGGGGTGCAGGCCATCTAGAAGACCACGTTTTAATAGTGCTGAAAATAAATGAGCCCATAAACTCTTTCATCACGGAACACAAGCTACTAATTAATTCCAATTCCCGGCTCCCGCCGTCCCTATGTTATCTCTAGTAAGACAAATTATGctaagtaatatatatttgtaaaaaaatgctaatattattttaaaaattaaatgtgaTAATCAGTAAAAcacatattataattaatctaCACAAACGACAAATAAGCATATTATACAAGGACAAAAttctcatattatatatatattctcccGTATAGTATcgaaatatatagattattaaaaatcacttattttcaatagaaaaaaattatcaaaacatttaaattaagtgtttaaaatgacaatgtcaaaaaatattatttttacaatattaatttattgcaTAATAGTAAAAAATAAGAACATGTCCATATGAAGGATAGGGGGAAGTATGGGGTATTTTCCCATTCTCATCCTATCTTTCCTTcttatttttccaaaataattaatttaaaaaaactttatttaatttaaatgtaaTAGTTTCTCAATGTGTAATATTTACCATTCAAAAGTCCAATATATcaaattaatctaaatttggtcaattttggtcatcaatcgtgaatttttttttaccacaAAACTCGCAactgaaatattatttaagggGAAGAACTGTTGAATCATTTAAAAACTAACATACTCCATATAAAGGACGGCAAGTAGGGTGGATTTTCCCACTCTCACTccgtccttttttttttattttattaatttcaattttttaatttaatttaagtgTATAATTTTTGCTGGTGTGTACCATCTACGACCCAAAAGTCGAACAAAtccgattaatctaaattCGAACAATATCGACCTACAAGCATGGAGTTTTTCCGATCACAAGTCTCGCACCTGATATTGCTTAAGAGGGGAAAAGCATTGATCATTGAAAAACTAACCCATGTTGTAAACatcttattttaattaacttatgACCAATTTAGTCCCTTTTATTCGTGGAGTCACAGCGTCATTTATGttgtataaaaaatattatttttaaattttttatttaatttaagtgGACTTTTTTTCAGTAGACATCATTCACCATCCAAAAGTCGAATGGGACCGATTAATCTAAATTCAAGCGATATCGCCATACAATTTTGACTTTCTTCAATCAGAAGACATGTCCCGAGACATTGCTTAAGTGGAATAAGTACCGAACCACTTAAAAACTAACATACATTGTGAAAAGtctatttcaattattttatcatcaattcaagtttttttttttttgtaatttgtagcATAACAAATGTATTTATCTTTTTAGTGAAACACAATATTACATCAACTTACTAACTGAAACTAATTTTCGCTGACACTTGTGACTGTGAGAtgcttttaataaatttcgaaTCCCAACGACAAGTAAAATTCGTTCATTTAAAGTTAGTGGACAActtcaaatttatatattatattgtaatCATGATTATCTAATTAGATACTTTGAAAATCTAGATCATTTATTATATGTAgagaattttttattcttacacataattttagttatatcaTTAGATTCAGTTATACTCTATATTAATTggttattaataaattattattaattggttattaataaattattatgataaatcaaaaaattgatgaaaaatacTTTCATCTGAGGCATCCCTCGTGGATGGATTGTACCCTAGTTAAACATTAAAACAACTAATCTGATTAACTCATGTAAAAAATATTAGCTATTTTTTCGATTCAATCTCTctagaaaagaagaagataaatcGAAATGATAATAcaataagtgaaaaaaaaaacaataacaaatatatatgtggcAACTAACAAATTCTTTCTGTAGAATAGCAATCTACCCCATGAAGAAAATTATATCAGATGGTTATCCTTGAAAAAATTCTACCGAAAAGCATATCAAATGGAAAGTAAGAATTTTTGTTCATAACGGAATGTTAGATAGATTGCAAAATTTATTATGTATTATACGTACAAGAAttgattatatttttcaattaatgcTATTAATAAATAGAAcagttattttaaaaatattgtatAAAAAATATGAGGTAAGTAAACATGAAGTGAGTAATTTTAACTCGTTTTTACCGATAGTAGacatatttaaaataatacaaataacTATCATACTGAACGCAATCAATTTCGAAACTCTATAATTAGAAAACGAATAGATGCAACAAATAATATTGGTACTATTTTCTCACATTCACTTGCTGGATCGGGATCGAAGACTTCGCAGTTTGTTATCGGGTTGACCCTTTCTAGTTAAGACAGTCCCTCTAGAGATTCTAGCCAGTTTTTTCTAAACCTTCCGCTTTAGTTTAAAGATTGGTAGATCATCGAGGCCTCCGAGTGGACTTTGtccatcttctctctctccttctttttattttcataatattcaAAAGTTTAATTGGATTCCGACTAATCTAGTCAAGATGAATTGATTCGTTACAGAGTGAAGCTCTCAGGGTCATTAAATTCATTAAGAGGAATTGTGATGGAGGGATAGAGGGTGTAGATCATTGTACTTTCATGCCGGTTAAATTCGATTAGAGAATTTACCCCAAATAGCCTACCCGTTTTGTAAAATCtatcatgtattttttttgtcaaatatatctcatggtttattttttgcatcaaatctatcatggcgTTATATTTtctgtcgacatctaacgTCCGTGCTGACATGGCGCCCACGTGGTAAGTGTGGCCTACTATCCCTCCACGTGTCACGTCAGCACGATCGTTAGATATTGACGAAAAAGATAATGTTGAaatagatttgatacaaaaagtaaaccacgagatatatctgacaaaaaatatatatataatatatttgacaaaacggataaaTCATAAGCCATTTGGggtaaaaactcaaattcGATTTTGACCGTCCATCTGAGTGTTAAGGATAATTTGAATATCTTCTTTATTTAGATAAACATCTAACAAAATAGACATTCTCTAACTCTCTAACTCTCTGACCTGTATGTTAGAGAATATCTTAACTgcatttattatttgcttgagataataatttgaaattacaTTTAATCATTTCAGATAATATCCATACATTACAATTTGGTAACCACAAGATATTTCAACAGTGAATTACCAAATTAACGCTTCAatgactcgagtcaagacaTTTGAAACGTGGCATTTTCTTTGTTCACCATCGGGCCTAAAAAGATTTTATTTGGCAATTCGTAATTAGCATAAATTTTACCGTGACTATACATacaataaattaatgaaaggGTGCATTCTTAATCCGTGGACTTGTCCTAAAATTAGCATTTAGCCCATGAACCTGCCAAAATCAAACGCTAGACATTTGTGCATGCATGCACCAAGGGGCTGCCCCAACAATCATCCCCACTTTCATACTCCAAAAAAAGTCATATATTgttccataattttttatgaatgGTACTTTAATTGGTCTCCTAGTTTAGGCATTTTatcttcttattattattattttctataaggATCCCGCACCGCTCTATCCAAGCTCccggaatttttttttttatgtattttgaaTCGACGAATGTTGGGGATTCAACGGACCTGGTTGATATTTGAAGTATTTAAGGAGTGTTCGATTGACGTTTAATATGAAATACATTGACCATAATTTAAGGGATAAATTCAAGAAttctataaattgaaaaaaaatatttgattcgattttttttctttgcttgCAAGAGTCAAAAATAAAGCGTGGCTCAGTGCGCCGCTCACTCCTACTACTCCTATCCCTAGCTTTCTAGGCTTTGTTTGTTTGGCTAACTCAAACTTGGACCAGGACTTGCTTGCCTCTTTAATTGGAGACACCTCGTGGAATTCGTgctcttcctctttctctctctagattCTTCCccctatctctctctctctcactagacttgactctctctctctctctctcgaagtcgtgattatataatattatcacATGTAGCTCGTGCCGTTTCCATTATTCCCCTTTTAACTccctcccttcccttcccttccccttCCCTCCACCCCACCATTGCCTGCCTTCACACTTTCATCCCCTCAcgtctctctcgctctctctcccccctctctctGATCGTTCAAAATCGCTTCAACTTCTCATCCAACGCCGTCGCACGCACCGGGAAGCATGTCCAGAGCCGCCGTCGAGCTCGATTTCTTCGGCCTGGAGAAGGAGaaatcctcctcctcctccacctccaAGTCCCTGGACCGCCGCAGGAGCTTCCGAGGTacaacctcctcctcctccgtctCTGACTGAGACTATTTGCTGCTAGCTAGCTCGTTGTGCTTGTTTTCCAGCGGACGGTTTGACTGATCTGGTCGGATTTTGTTGGTCTCAGGCATCCAGAGCGCGATCTCGAGGATCAACCCCGAGCTGCTCAAGTCGGTTATCGCCTCGGCATCCTCCTCCGCGCCACCGACTTCTAAAGTGGAGCACAATGCCTTGCCTCCTCTGCCTGTCTACGTCCCCGTTCTCAGGTATTCTTCCTTCCCACGGCCAGTATATCTTGACATCTCCGCCCCCCTCAGTTTTAGTCCCGTCAAGCTCTGATTTCTTCCTGCTTCGATCTATTGTATGCTCGCTCAGGCCTGCAAATGCTGCGGAGAACGGTAGCAAAGAGACGGCTCCCATGACCATTTTCTACAATGGAACCGTCACCGTCTTCGACATCTCTCCCGATAAGGTACCACCGTACATTCTTCGCCGGCCGATTTCGCCGTATAAAGTATTATATCAGTTTATTCGTCTTAAACTCGGGATTGATTTTTCAGGCGGAGAATATAATGAGACTTGCTGCAGAAGCAAGCTCGAAGATCGTCGAGCCGGAGAACAAAACTGCCGTAACCGCTGCTGCCCCTCCTTCTGGCGATCAGCAGCAGCTGCTTGGCCCTCTTGGCGGAGGTTAGTGCCGATTCGGTTTTCGAAAACAGTAACTGAGCCAACTTTAATGTACTCGTGAGCCGAGATGCGTTTCAGCCGAACTTAACACAGTGAGCTAACGGTTACTCTCGACTCTTGTGCAGATCTGCCGCTTTTTCGGAGGAAGTCGCTCCAGAGATTCCTTGAGAAGCGCAAGGAGAGGTAATACTCCAAATTTTACTGTTATGGTGATGATTTTCAGTATCAATGCTTCTGATCTGTTAATCGAATGGTTAGTTAATTCGCCGCGGCCTCTTAGATTATTGCGGCATTCGCCTCATGCTTTTATACATAAGATTAGGTGGTGATTATTCGATCGTGGGCTCCCATGGATTAAATTATTAGTTTTCAAAATCTCCATAGAATCATTAGGCTTCATGGTGAGGGGACCCGGGGTCGTGATGCGCATCATTAAACATGTATGAAAGAAATCGACGAATGAAAGGACTCTCTTTTGCAAATTGTTTCATGCTTTTCTAGTCCACGTTTATTTCGACCCACGAGCTCGGTCATTTATTTACATTATCAATGGCAATTATTAGATGCTCGTCCGAAATGTCGGTTCATAAAAGGGCAAGCGGGCATGGATTCACACACGCATCGCCCAAACGGGTGGCCGGAAAacttcattaattattatcattaattaattcccGATGTCATTCGATGGATGggattatcattaattattatccttttttttttttggtggtggtggtgtgGAGATAAACCCATTTGCGGTCTCATAATCACACGTTAGACTAGACGTCGTCTTAAAggcggttttttttttttttttttgcttttcgtTAACCTTTTCTTCGACACAAACGGCAGGTTGACTTCCCTGTCGCCATATGCATGTGACTACTCCGACGGTGGACGCGGTTTCGGGAAGAACACGACGACCTGGGGCGGATCCGACATCTAGAAAAGTCGGGAGGAACGTGCACCATCTTATCCCATCCCATCCCAATCACAAATATAGAATCCCCGCCAAATTGTCATAAATCTGACATTTTGCCGTTCTCATTTGACCAATAGACAGGCACATCAACAAAGGAATAGCATTAATTACTTTGGTCTTGTACACATGTATGGTATGGCAccatatatcttatatatactAGCCAGCTCAGCTTCCCCCCGTGGTCCATGTTTCTAAGCAAATTGTTTTGTGGTCGTcgtacttttatttattcgCGTGTCCCCTTCGGTGGCGCTTGCGCTCTTTCTCGTGGCCTTCCGGGATTCCATGGCCATTCTTTTATTCTCTGTATGATTATTAATTGTCGCCTGCTGGCACGAGTAttagtttgattttttattatatatcccGATCCTTCCAATTGTCATTGTCGCACGTTTGTTTCATGCGGTTCCTCCGCGTTGggctttaatttaatttatagcTTTGATTCGGTCTAATAATGAAATCGGCCACCTGCCTACCCCCAAAAGGATACGGAGATTAGGATTATTTGTTTGGTTTGGCCGTCGGTCACACATGTCCCGAAcgtcaatttttgttttttcttcgAATTAATTGGATGGCTTTTGACTTGGAGGAGTTAGCTTGCAGACTGAGTATCCATAGATTGCCTCCTAATTACCCTTTCGACCCCCCATTTCGAGCAAAAGAATTGGGAGATGTGGCTCCACTTtttattaaggaaaaaaaaaaaaagcttcaTGTTATGTAACGAATCTAAAGTCATAATTTGAGACACACGATCACATGTGAACAGTTCGAACCAAAACTAAGGTTAGTGCAGTTAAATCAACAACAAAGGATATCGGAtacaaaacattttttttttaatatccgTCTCGATTATCACATGTTGAGAATTCAACCGCATTTAAAATCATTACCCATTCTTTTATAACCATTCACAACTCGCAACCGAAATGAGCAGTAAAACTCATCTTGGATGCTCTTCGGTTACGAAACATCTCTTCTTCCAACAATAAGAAGTGCAGAAGTCGACCCACATAGAAGAAGACTCGACAATCCTAATTAAAAGAAGTATGTATTGAACACCTATTGCATGCTAGAGGACTGCTATCTCACCAAATGGGTCAAGTATTTTGGACAGCTGGACCAGGCCACTCGGCCCATGAAGCCCAGCCCAGCACTGGGCGGGATTGAACAGCTGCATCGCACTGTTTTGCAGGTTCCAAAACGCACCGTTTCAAGCGTTCTCTCGTCCGCCTTTGCACAGCACGCGCCAACCGCTGTTCCTTTTCCCGCCTCAGCTTTGCCTGATTTCGAAGCTATCCGTACGAGAGGCAGGCGGCGGGGCTCATGAATGATTAGACTCATTCTACACCGAACCCTCCGGCGTCCGAACGGTGCAGTGGGCAGTAAGCTTGTGGGTCGGTTCCACCTTCCTGCCGCCCGTTCTCAGCCAGCAAGCTGCGGCGTTGACCCAAGAATGGCCAGATTTCGACTCCCACTCCTACGGCGCCGCTCTCCAAGACTGCGTCCGGGGCGGCAGCACTTTGGCCGGAAAGGCCATACAATGCGATGCACTGAAGAGGGGGGACTGCTTGGACTTGTTTGCGTCCAACATTCTCCTCAATCTGTATGCAAAAGCGGAACTTTTCGACGATGCGAACCGCCTGCTCGATAAAATGCCTGTAAGAAACACGGTGTCATTCGTCACGTTAATACAGGGTTATGCGCAGGCGCAACAGTTCGACAAAGCAATGGAATTGTTCGCTCACCTGCACAGAGAGGGACACGAGCTCAATCCGTTTGTGTTTACCACATCCTTGAAATTGCTCGGTGCTATGGAGAGGGCGGAATTGGGTTGGACCGTTCATGCCAGCATTATTAAAC is drawn from Punica granatum isolate Tunisia-2019 unplaced genomic scaffold, ASM765513v2 Contig00431, whole genome shotgun sequence and contains these coding sequences:
- the LOC116190391 gene encoding protein TIFY 9-like — encoded protein: MSRAAVELDFFGLEKEKSSSSSTSKSLDRRRSFRGIQSAISRINPELLKSVIASASSSAPPTSKVEHNALPPLPVYVPVLRPANAAENGSKETAPMTIFYNGTVTVFDISPDKAENIMRLAAEASSKIVEPENKTAVTAAAPPSGDQQQLLGPLGGDLPLFRRKSLQRFLEKRKERLTSLSPYACDYSDGGRGFGKNTTTWGGSDI